In a genomic window of Erigeron canadensis isolate Cc75 chromosome 5, C_canadensis_v1, whole genome shotgun sequence:
- the LOC122600084 gene encoding protein LSD1 isoform X1: protein MQSQIVCSGCRSILLYPRGASNVCCALCNTLTSVPPPGMEMAQLICGGCRTLLMYTRGATSVRCSCCHVVNLAPVANQLAQVSCANCRTMLMYPFGAPSVRCAVCHYITNVNQTSNGRVPTPVQPNGSMPSTSTEKPHSDTLTVVVENPMSVDESGKLVSNVVVGVTTENKPTK from the exons ATGCAAAGCCAAATAGTATGTAGTGGATGTAGAAGTATATTGTTGTATCCAAGAGGAGCTTCAAATGTTTGTTGTGCACTATGTAATACCCTTACATCTGTTCCCCCTCCAG GGATGGAAATGGCCCAGCTGATCTGTGGAGGTTGCCGCACGTTACTGATGTATACACGCGGTGCTACAAGCGTTAGATGCTCATGCTGTCATGTTGTAAATCTTGCACCAG TTGCAAACCAGCTTGCTCAAGTCAGCTGTGCAAATTGCCGGACGATGCTGATGTATCCATTTGGTGCCCCGTCTGTTAGATGTGCAGTTTGTCACTACATTACAAATGTCAAT CAGACAAGTAATGGACGGGTTCCTACCCCAGTACAACCTAATGGGTCAATGCCCTCTACTTCGACT GAAAAGCCTCATTCGGATACTCTAACTGTTGTCGTTGAAAACCCCATGTCTGTTGATGAGAGTGGGAAACTG GTAAGCAATGTCGTTGTTGGTGTGACAACAGAGAATAAACCAACCAAGTGA
- the LOC122600084 gene encoding protein LSD1 isoform X2, which translates to MQSQIVCSGCRSILLYPRGASNVCCALCNTLTSVPPPGMEMAQLICGGCRTLLMYTRGATSVRCSCCHVVNLAPVANQLAQVSCANCRTMLMYPFGAPSVRCAVCHYITNVNTSNGRVPTPVQPNGSMPSTSTEKPHSDTLTVVVENPMSVDESGKLVSNVVVGVTTENKPTK; encoded by the exons ATGCAAAGCCAAATAGTATGTAGTGGATGTAGAAGTATATTGTTGTATCCAAGAGGAGCTTCAAATGTTTGTTGTGCACTATGTAATACCCTTACATCTGTTCCCCCTCCAG GGATGGAAATGGCCCAGCTGATCTGTGGAGGTTGCCGCACGTTACTGATGTATACACGCGGTGCTACAAGCGTTAGATGCTCATGCTGTCATGTTGTAAATCTTGCACCAG TTGCAAACCAGCTTGCTCAAGTCAGCTGTGCAAATTGCCGGACGATGCTGATGTATCCATTTGGTGCCCCGTCTGTTAGATGTGCAGTTTGTCACTACATTACAAATGTCAAT ACAAGTAATGGACGGGTTCCTACCCCAGTACAACCTAATGGGTCAATGCCCTCTACTTCGACT GAAAAGCCTCATTCGGATACTCTAACTGTTGTCGTTGAAAACCCCATGTCTGTTGATGAGAGTGGGAAACTG GTAAGCAATGTCGTTGTTGGTGTGACAACAGAGAATAAACCAACCAAGTGA